From a region of the Lactuca sativa cultivar Salinas chromosome 4, Lsat_Salinas_v11, whole genome shotgun sequence genome:
- the LOC111917227 gene encoding CBS domain-containing protein CBSX5 — MAHRFLASEVSDLCVGKPPLSSLPATATVSDAIFALKRSGDINVGIWSCNHYDSIVAVNDVVPCRCIGKLCMVDVILYLCKEENLSRPVEALQTSVLDLLPKVKGQIRHLEPNSSLLEAIDCILEGAQNLIIPIQATTRTNQRKNCLNKSSPSTINHNGNEFCWLTREDVIRFILNSIGVFSPIPTFTIESLNIINTETLTVHYDDPAISTLPLINRSHLNQTSIAVINQDKTLIGEISPFALSCCDETIAAAISALSAGDLMAYIDYSGPPEDLVHLVKMRLQERNLTAMLDMVESYYDPSFSSTSSSDEEFGGGRNGGMGRSYPGRRSEAIVCNPWNTLMAVIVQMIAHRVSYAWVVREDYGLIGIVTFTEILTQFRSAIGSLNRCEEESTKLQ; from the exons ATGGCACATCGCTTTCTTGCTTCAGAAGTCTCAGATTTGTGCGTTGGAAAGCCGCCGCTTAGTTCGTTACCGGCCACCGCAACCGTTTCCGACGCGATCTTTGCACTTAAGAGGTCCGGCGATATCAATGTAGGTATATGGAGCTGTAATCATTATGATTCTATAGTGGCTGTTAACGACGTAGTTCCATGTCGGTGTATTGGAAAGCTCTGTATGGTTGATGTGATTCTCTATCTTTGTAAAGAAGAGAACCTTTCACGTCCTGTTGAAGCTCTTCAGACGAGTGTTTTGGATCTGCTTCCGAAGGTGAAAGGGCAGATTAGGCATCTGGAACCGAATTCGAG CTTGTTAGAGGCAATAGATTGCATACTCGAAGGGGCACAAAATTTGATCATACCaatacaagcaacaacaagaACAAATCAAAGGAAAAATTGTCTTAACAAGTCCTCTCCGAGCACCATAAATCACAATGGCAACGAATTCTGCTGGCTAACTAGAGAAGACGTGATTCGCTTCATCTTAAACTCCATTGGTGTCTTCTCCCCAATTCCCACATTCACAATCGAATCACTCAACATAATCAACACCGAAACCCTAACTGTCCACTACGACGACCCTGCCATCTCTACACTGCCTTTAATCAATCGCTCACATTTAAACCAAACCTCCATAGCGGTAATCAACCAAGACAAGACACTAATAGGCGAAATCTCCCCCTTCGCCCTCTCCTGCTGCGACGAAACCATCGCCGCCGCCATCTCCGCCCTCTCCGCCGGAGACCTCATGGCGTACATCGACTACAGCGGTCCACCGGAGGATTTGGTCCACTTGGTCAAGATGAGGTTACAGGAGAGAAACTTGACTGCCATGTTGGATATGGTGGAGAGCTATTATGATCCTTCGTTTTCATCGACTTCGAGTTCTGATGAGGAATTTGGTGGTGGGAGGAACGGCGGCATGGGGCGGAGTTACCCCGGGAGACGATCGGAGGCAATTGTTTGTAATCCATGGAACACGTTGATGGCTGTTATTGTGCAGATGATTGCTCATCGTGTTAGCTATGCTTGGGTTGTTAGAGAGGATTATGGATTGATTGGGATTGTGACGTTTACGGAGATTTTGACACAATTTAGGAGTGCGATTGGGTCGTTGAATAGATGTGAGGAAGAGAGTACGAAGTTGCAATAA